A genomic segment from Alteribacillus bidgolensis encodes:
- the sigH gene encoding RNA polymerase sporulation sigma factor SigH, with the protein MGLDLKETEHQYFDKAEDELLVEKVRSGDSAALEFLINKYKNFVRAKARSYFLIGGDHEDIVQEGMIGLYKAIRDFNGDKLSSFRAFAELCITRQIITAIKTATRQKHMPLNSYVSLDKPLYDEESERTLLDVLCGSKVSDPEELIINQEEFDDIELKIGEILSDLEQKVLRLYLDGRSYQEISGELNRHVKSIDNALQRVKRKLERCVEVKGISS; encoded by the coding sequence TTGGGTTTAGACCTCAAAGAAACGGAACACCAGTACTTTGATAAAGCAGAAGATGAATTATTAGTTGAAAAAGTGCGTTCAGGAGATAGTGCTGCATTAGAGTTCCTGATTAATAAGTACAAGAACTTTGTCCGGGCAAAAGCCAGGTCATATTTTCTTATTGGCGGTGACCATGAAGATATTGTACAAGAAGGCATGATTGGATTATATAAAGCAATTAGGGATTTTAATGGAGACAAGTTATCGTCTTTTAGAGCTTTTGCCGAACTGTGTATTACAAGACAAATTATTACAGCTATAAAAACGGCAACCAGGCAGAAGCATATGCCATTGAACTCATATGTTTCCCTGGACAAGCCTCTTTATGATGAAGAATCAGAGCGAACTTTATTGGATGTGCTTTGCGGTTCGAAGGTTAGTGATCCAGAAGAATTGATTATTAATCAAGAAGAATTTGATGATATAGAACTGAAAATTGGAGAAATACTCAGTGATCTTGAACAAAAAGTACTGAGGCTGTATTTGGACGGGAGGTCTTACCAGGAAATATCGGGTGAATTGAACCGCCATGTCAAATCGATCGACAATGCGCTTCAGCGTGTGAAGCGAAAATTGGAGAGGTGCGTGGAAGTCAAGGGTATCAGTTCATAA
- the rpmG gene encoding 50S ribosomal protein L33, with protein sequence MRNKVVLACTICLSRNYTSEKNKQKQPNRIEMKKFCKHCNAHTLHRETK encoded by the coding sequence ATGCGGAATAAAGTAGTACTAGCATGTACGATTTGTTTATCAAGAAATTACACAAGTGAAAAGAATAAGCAAAAGCAACCCAACCGCATTGAGATGAAGAAGTTTTGCAAACACTGCAATGCGCATACCCTTCATCGTGAAACAAAATAG
- a CDS encoding Mini-ribonuclease 3, with product MEERVDNMIGKLEGDKVDAKQLNALALAYIGDTVYDLYIRHYLIASGRVRPHLLHRTSTSFVSASAQAAVMFEILDKQLLTKEEESVARRGRNAKSGTVPKNTDQNTYRYSTAFEALLGYLYFLGREERIEHLVTFAIETIERSEKE from the coding sequence ATGGAAGAGAGAGTAGACAATATGATAGGAAAGCTAGAAGGAGATAAAGTGGACGCTAAACAATTGAATGCTCTGGCGCTAGCTTATATAGGAGATACAGTTTATGACCTTTATATAAGGCATTACCTCATTGCGTCAGGACGGGTGAGACCTCACCTATTACATCGAACCTCTACATCTTTTGTGTCTGCTTCAGCTCAAGCAGCAGTTATGTTTGAAATTCTTGATAAACAACTCCTCACAAAAGAGGAAGAATCGGTGGCTCGTCGAGGAAGAAATGCAAAATCAGGAACGGTACCAAAAAATACCGACCAAAACACTTATCGTTACAGTACTGCTTTTGAAGCTTTATTAGGCTATTTGTATTTTCTAGGTAGAGAAGAAAGAATAGAGCATCTGGTCACATTTGCCATTGAAACAATTGAAAGGAGTGAAAAGGAATGA
- the gltX gene encoding glutamate--tRNA ligase encodes MSNEVRVRFAPSPTGHLHIGGARSALFNYLFARSQGGKFIIRIEDTDQARNVEDATEKLINSMKWLGVDWDESVDIGGPYGPYRSMERLEIYKEYIQQLLDEGKAYYDYMTEEELEKEREEQLARGEAPKYSGRDRDLTEEQRKAYEAKGIKPVIRFRVPENQQVLIEDAVRGEVTFETDDIGDFVIARKDGIPTYNFAVVVDDHLMKISHVIRGEEHLSNAPRQALVFEALGWEKPMFAHASLILNPDRQKMSKRDESIIQFVEQYKELGYLPEAIVNFLALLGWSPVGEEEIFSLEELASQFSLERVSKAPAVFDTDKLAWMNNQYVKEADIERLTQLAVPHLQKEGKLPSELSEEQYEWAKKLVALYQEQMHYAAEITDLTELFFKKEIEYNEEAKEVLNGEQVAQVLEQFSKELDGLENFEPDEIKAATKATQKETGQKGKKLFMPIRVAVTGQTHGPELPHAISLLGKEVVQTRLQQAIKQ; translated from the coding sequence ATGAGCAATGAAGTACGAGTACGTTTTGCTCCTAGTCCAACTGGACATCTTCACATAGGAGGCGCACGTTCTGCTCTTTTTAATTATCTTTTTGCAAGAAGTCAAGGCGGAAAATTTATTATTAGAATTGAAGATACCGATCAAGCAAGAAATGTTGAGGACGCTACAGAAAAACTAATAAACAGCATGAAGTGGCTCGGTGTCGATTGGGATGAGAGTGTGGATATTGGCGGACCTTATGGACCGTATCGTTCCATGGAACGGCTTGAAATATACAAAGAGTATATTCAGCAGCTTCTAGATGAAGGTAAAGCATACTATGACTATATGACAGAAGAAGAATTAGAAAAAGAACGGGAAGAACAGCTTGCACGAGGCGAAGCTCCAAAGTACAGCGGGCGGGACCGTGACCTGACAGAGGAGCAGCGGAAAGCGTATGAAGCGAAAGGGATTAAGCCCGTTATTCGTTTTCGTGTGCCGGAAAATCAACAAGTCCTCATCGAAGATGCTGTACGTGGAGAAGTAACTTTTGAAACGGATGACATTGGAGATTTTGTTATTGCTCGTAAGGATGGTATTCCTACGTATAACTTCGCTGTGGTAGTAGATGATCATTTGATGAAAATTTCTCATGTCATTAGGGGAGAGGAGCACTTGTCTAATGCTCCGCGTCAGGCTCTTGTATTTGAAGCACTTGGCTGGGAGAAGCCGATGTTTGCCCATGCCTCTCTTATTTTAAATCCAGACCGCCAAAAAATGAGTAAGCGTGACGAGTCTATTATTCAATTTGTAGAACAGTATAAAGAGCTCGGTTATCTTCCAGAAGCAATTGTTAACTTCCTTGCTTTATTAGGCTGGTCTCCAGTGGGCGAAGAAGAAATTTTTTCATTAGAAGAACTAGCATCTCAATTTAGTTTGGAACGTGTCTCTAAAGCTCCGGCCGTTTTTGATACCGATAAGCTCGCATGGATGAATAATCAATATGTGAAAGAAGCAGATATTGAGCGGTTGACACAACTGGCTGTTCCACACCTTCAGAAAGAAGGAAAACTCCCAAGTGAACTGTCAGAAGAGCAATATGAATGGGCTAAAAAGCTGGTAGCATTATATCAGGAACAAATGCATTATGCTGCAGAGATAACAGACTTAACCGAACTGTTCTTTAAGAAAGAAATAGAGTATAATGAAGAAGCGAAAGAAGTACTTAACGGTGAACAAGTTGCACAAGTTTTAGAGCAATTTTCTAAAGAATTGGACGGCCTTGAAAACTTTGAGCCGGATGAGATTAAAGCTGCAACAAAAGCAACACAAAAAGAAACAGGGCAAAAAGGAAAAAAATTATTTATGCCTATCCGAGTTGCTGTTACAGGTCAAACGCATGGACCTGAACTTCCTCACGCTATTTCTTTATTAGGTAAAGAAGTCGTACAAACACGGCTTCAACAAGCTATTAAACAATAA
- the nusG gene encoding transcription termination/antitermination protein NusG: MEKNWFVVHTYSGYENKVKTNLEKRVESMEMTDKIFRVLVPVEEETEVKNGKSKAVTRKVFPGYVIVEMVMTDDSWYVVRNTPGVTGFVGSAGAGSKPTPLLPDEVDNILRQMGESEPKAEVDFALKESVKVKEGPFADFTGTIEDINTEKQKVKVHVNMFGRETPVELEFNQVEKI, encoded by the coding sequence ATGGAAAAGAACTGGTTTGTAGTTCACACATACTCCGGTTACGAAAACAAAGTAAAAACCAATTTGGAAAAACGTGTGGAATCAATGGAAATGACCGATAAAATCTTTCGCGTCCTCGTTCCGGTAGAAGAAGAGACTGAAGTGAAAAACGGGAAAAGTAAGGCTGTAACCCGTAAGGTTTTCCCAGGTTACGTGATTGTTGAGATGGTGATGACCGATGATTCCTGGTACGTGGTTCGAAATACTCCTGGAGTAACCGGGTTTGTTGGTTCGGCTGGAGCTGGCTCTAAACCGACACCTCTCTTGCCGGATGAGGTAGATAACATTTTACGTCAAATGGGTGAAAGCGAACCGAAAGCAGAAGTAGACTTCGCCTTGAAAGAATCAGTGAAAGTAAAAGAAGGACCCTTTGCCGATTTCACAGGAACAATTGAAGATATTAATACAGAAAAACAAAAGGTGAAAGTCCACGTAAATATGTTCGGGCGCGAAACACCGGTGGAGCTTGAGTTTAACCAAGTAGAGAAGATATAA
- a CDS encoding NYN domain-containing protein yields the protein MKDILLVDGYNMIGDWPELKKLRDKSLAEARDRLVEKMAEYQAYKGWEVKIIFDAHMVPGVGRKYNNYLVDIIYTREKETADERIEKLVGELKNIETRVHVATSDYAEQSVTFGSGALRKSARELRVEMEVVEQNISREVKEQSKHDNLSNFPLTEEVAEIFDKWRRGDR from the coding sequence ATGAAAGATATACTGTTAGTAGATGGTTATAACATGATTGGGGACTGGCCGGAATTAAAAAAATTAAGAGATAAAAGTTTAGCAGAAGCTCGTGATCGCTTGGTTGAAAAAATGGCAGAATATCAAGCCTACAAAGGATGGGAAGTTAAAATCATTTTTGATGCCCATATGGTTCCTGGTGTAGGACGTAAATACAACAATTATCTCGTAGATATAATTTATACTCGAGAAAAAGAAACGGCCGATGAAAGAATCGAAAAACTGGTCGGAGAATTAAAAAACATAGAGACGCGGGTGCATGTTGCAACGTCTGACTATGCTGAGCAATCAGTTACTTTTGGAAGCGGAGCACTGCGGAAATCTGCACGGGAACTTCGGGTAGAAATGGAAGTTGTCGAACAAAACATTTCACGCGAGGTAAAAGAGCAAAGTAAGCATGATAATTTGTCGAATTTTCCGCTCACTGAGGAAGTTGCTGAAATTTTTGACAAATGGCGTCGAGGCGACCGCTGA
- the rplA gene encoding 50S ribosomal protein L1, translated as MGGLTAKTTNEEEMKLAKKGKKYQGAVALVDREQQYNAEEAIELVKKTSIAKFDETVEIAARLGVDPRKNDQQIRGAVVLPHGTGKTQRVLVFAKGDKAQEAEAAGADYVGEEDLVNKVQQGWFDFDVVVATPDMMAQVGKLGKTLGPKGLMPNPKTGTVTMDVTKAVEEIKAGKVEYRVDKSGNIHAPIGKVSFDTDKLVENFNTLIDTLVKAKPAAAKGTYMKNVAVASTMGPGVKVSTSTLNLK; from the coding sequence GTGGGAGGTCTAACCGCTAAAACCACAAACGAGGAGGAAATGAAATTGGCTAAAAAAGGTAAAAAGTATCAAGGTGCTGTAGCGCTTGTTGACCGTGAACAGCAATATAATGCCGAAGAAGCCATAGAACTTGTGAAAAAAACATCTATCGCAAAATTCGATGAGACAGTAGAAATTGCTGCACGTCTTGGAGTGGATCCTCGAAAAAACGACCAGCAAATCCGCGGAGCAGTTGTGCTTCCGCATGGTACTGGTAAAACACAGCGTGTTCTCGTTTTTGCAAAAGGGGATAAAGCACAAGAAGCAGAAGCTGCTGGGGCTGACTATGTTGGAGAAGAAGATCTTGTGAACAAAGTTCAACAAGGATGGTTTGACTTTGATGTAGTTGTTGCCACTCCTGATATGATGGCTCAAGTTGGTAAACTCGGTAAGACATTGGGACCAAAAGGTCTTATGCCAAACCCTAAGACAGGTACTGTAACAATGGACGTTACAAAAGCAGTTGAGGAAATTAAAGCAGGTAAAGTGGAATACCGTGTAGATAAATCCGGGAACATCCACGCACCAATTGGTAAAGTGTCTTTTGATACAGATAAACTAGTTGAGAACTTCAACACGTTAATTGACACGTTAGTAAAAGCAAAACCAGCTGCTGCTAAAGGCACCTACATGAAGAATGTTGCTGTAGCCTCTACAATGGGACCAGGAGTAAAAGTAAGTACCTCAACCCTTAATTTAAAATAA
- the epsC gene encoding serine O-acetyltransferase EpsC, translating to MLKTFKNDIDVVFDQDPAARSRMEVVLTYAGVHAIWSHRVAHWLWKKKMYFLGRLLSQISRFFTGIEIHPGAVIGERLFIDHGMGVVIGETCEIGDNVTIYQGVTLGGTGKEKGKRHPTVEDNVLIATGAKILGSMTIGKYSRIGAGSVVLNEVPPNSTVVGIPAKVVVQDGVKVKKDELAHHILPDPVADKFKELEKEISELKKELDAYKDNKTDGRTDE from the coding sequence ATGTTAAAGACATTTAAAAACGATATAGATGTTGTCTTTGACCAGGATCCAGCTGCTAGAAGCAGAATGGAAGTAGTATTGACCTATGCAGGTGTGCATGCGATTTGGTCACACCGAGTAGCTCATTGGCTTTGGAAGAAAAAAATGTATTTTTTAGGAAGGCTTCTTTCCCAAATAAGCCGTTTTTTTACAGGTATTGAAATTCACCCGGGTGCTGTAATAGGCGAGCGTCTTTTCATTGACCACGGTATGGGAGTGGTAATTGGAGAAACCTGTGAAATAGGGGATAACGTTACCATTTATCAAGGAGTAACACTTGGAGGTACAGGGAAAGAAAAAGGGAAACGCCATCCAACCGTAGAGGACAATGTGCTTATCGCTACAGGAGCTAAAATTCTTGGCTCAATGACAATTGGAAAATACTCAAGGATTGGGGCAGGCTCTGTCGTTTTAAACGAAGTTCCTCCCAATTCAACGGTAGTTGGTATTCCAGCAAAAGTAGTTGTCCAAGATGGTGTGAAGGTGAAAAAAGATGAGCTTGCCCATCATATACTTCCTGATCCGGTTGCCGATAAGTTTAAGGAACTTGAAAAAGAAATTTCAGAGCTCAAAAAAGAATTAGACGCATATAAAGATAACAAAACTGACGGAAGGACCGATGAATAA
- the rplL gene encoding 50S ribosomal protein L7/L12, with protein sequence MSNEQIIDAIKEMSVLELNDLVKAIEEEFGVTAAAPVAVAGGGAAEAEEEQTEFDVVLEEAGASKINVIKVVREITGLGLKEAKALVDGAPETIKEGVEKEEAEELKGKLEEAGAKIELK encoded by the coding sequence ATGAGTAATGAACAAATCATTGATGCGATCAAAGAAATGTCCGTTCTTGAATTAAACGATCTTGTAAAAGCAATTGAAGAAGAATTTGGTGTAACAGCAGCAGCTCCTGTAGCAGTTGCTGGCGGCGGTGCAGCAGAAGCTGAAGAAGAGCAAACTGAATTTGACGTAGTTCTTGAAGAAGCAGGTGCTTCTAAGATCAACGTTATCAAAGTTGTTCGTGAAATTACTGGCCTTGGCTTGAAGGAAGCTAAAGCTCTAGTAGATGGAGCGCCAGAAACAATTAAAGAAGGCGTTGAAAAAGAAGAAGCAGAAGAGCTTAAAGGCAAGCTTGAAGAAGCAGGCGCTAAGATCGAACTTAAGTAA
- the secE gene encoding preprotein translocase subunit SecE, which produces MADGAKNPARFLRDVGREMKRVTWPNRRELTKYTVVVIITIIFFVIFFAAVDSGLSELVRLLLD; this is translated from the coding sequence ATGGCTGATGGAGCAAAAAATCCAGCAAGGTTTCTTCGCGACGTAGGAAGGGAAATGAAGCGCGTCACATGGCCGAATCGCAGGGAACTGACAAAATACACCGTCGTTGTAATTATAACGATTATATTTTTTGTTATATTTTTTGCTGCAGTAGATTCAGGCTTGTCTGAGCTGGTGCGTTTACTGCTGGATTAA
- the rplJ gene encoding 50S ribosomal protein L10, with the protein MSKVIEQKQSVVQEIAEKLENSVSTVVVDYRGLDVAEATELRKQLREAGVDFKVYKNTMVRRATEKTNLTELDEFLVGPTAVATSTEDVVAPAKVLNNFAKDHEQLEIKTGVIEGRVASLEEIKELASLPSHDGLVSMLLNVLQAPIRNFALASKAVADQKEEEGA; encoded by the coding sequence TTGAGCAAAGTAATCGAACAAAAACAAAGTGTTGTTCAAGAAATTGCAGAAAAACTTGAGAATAGTGTTTCTACAGTTGTGGTTGATTATCGCGGCTTGGATGTTGCTGAAGCAACAGAATTACGTAAGCAGCTTCGTGAAGCAGGCGTTGACTTTAAAGTGTACAAAAACACAATGGTTCGTCGTGCTACAGAAAAAACCAACCTAACAGAACTTGATGAATTTCTTGTTGGACCTACAGCAGTAGCTACAAGTACTGAAGATGTAGTTGCTCCGGCGAAGGTTCTTAACAATTTTGCTAAGGACCACGAACAGCTGGAAATTAAAACAGGTGTCATTGAAGGTCGCGTAGCTTCCTTAGAAGAAATCAAGGAGCTTGCCAGTCTTCCTTCTCACGACGGTTTGGTTTCCATGCTTCTCAATGTTCTGCAAGCGCCAATCCGGAACTTTGCGTTGGCTTCTAAAGCAGTTGCTGATCAAAAAGAAGAAGAAGGCGCATAA
- the cysS gene encoding cysteine--tRNA ligase: MAIKLYNTLARKKEELKPLQDGKVTMYVCGPTVYNYIHIGNARPAIVFDMIRKYLEYRGYHVHFISNFTDVDDKIINAAKELKEEVPVLAERFIEAYFEDTGALGVKKADIHPRVTETMPDIISFIKALMEKGYAYEAEGDVYFETKSFKEYGKLSSQSINDLQMGARIEIGEKKKDPLDFVLWKKAKEGEISWDSPWGKGRPGWHIECSAMVKKYLGDTIDIHAGGQDLAFPHHENEIAQSEALNNKQMAKYWLHNGYIQINNEKMSKSLGNFVLVHDIIQKHRPEVIRFFMLQSHYRSPLNFSEELLESAKSSLERIHTTTNNLKHRFNESADFGEESDWIDTVRQHKEAFIREMDDDFNSANGISVLFDLVKDANRYLQKNHSSKRVMQTFLDVIREIGGVLDIPVEAEEEILDEEIERLIEERNQARKERNFARADEIRDSLKEQGIILEDTSQGTRWKRE; the protein is encoded by the coding sequence ATGGCCATAAAATTATATAATACATTGGCTAGAAAAAAAGAAGAATTGAAACCTCTTCAAGATGGAAAAGTGACGATGTATGTATGCGGGCCAACAGTGTATAACTATATACACATCGGAAATGCCCGCCCTGCTATTGTTTTTGACATGATCAGAAAATATTTAGAATACAGGGGCTATCATGTGCACTTCATTTCTAACTTTACCGATGTGGACGATAAAATCATTAATGCTGCAAAGGAATTAAAAGAAGAAGTTCCCGTATTAGCTGAACGTTTCATCGAAGCTTATTTCGAAGACACCGGTGCACTTGGAGTGAAAAAAGCTGATATACATCCGAGAGTAACCGAAACAATGCCTGATATTATTTCCTTTATAAAAGCATTAATGGAAAAAGGCTATGCTTATGAAGCAGAAGGCGATGTATATTTTGAAACAAAATCTTTCAAAGAATACGGCAAGCTTTCTTCCCAATCCATTAATGATTTACAAATGGGAGCACGGATTGAAATTGGCGAAAAGAAAAAGGATCCACTGGATTTTGTGCTTTGGAAGAAAGCAAAAGAAGGTGAAATTTCTTGGGATAGTCCATGGGGAAAAGGTAGACCAGGATGGCACATTGAATGCTCTGCGATGGTAAAAAAATATCTTGGCGATACCATTGACATTCATGCAGGCGGACAGGATTTGGCTTTTCCGCATCATGAAAATGAGATTGCTCAATCAGAAGCATTGAATAATAAGCAAATGGCTAAGTATTGGCTGCATAATGGATATATTCAAATAAATAACGAAAAAATGTCGAAATCACTCGGAAATTTTGTATTAGTGCATGACATTATTCAAAAGCATCGCCCTGAGGTTATACGTTTTTTTATGCTGCAGTCTCACTATCGCAGTCCGCTTAATTTTAGCGAAGAATTGTTAGAAAGCGCGAAAAGCAGTCTTGAGCGTATTCATACAACGACAAATAACTTGAAACACCGGTTCAATGAGAGCGCTGATTTTGGTGAAGAAAGTGATTGGATCGACACGGTTCGACAGCATAAAGAAGCGTTTATTAGGGAAATGGATGATGATTTTAACAGTGCAAATGGAATTAGTGTACTTTTTGATTTAGTAAAAGATGCTAATCGTTATCTTCAAAAAAACCATTCGTCCAAACGGGTGATGCAAACATTTTTGGATGTTATTCGTGAAATTGGCGGGGTTCTTGATATTCCAGTCGAAGCTGAAGAGGAAATATTGGATGAGGAAATCGAACGTTTGATTGAGGAAAGAAACCAAGCAAGAAAAGAAAGAAATTTTGCTCGGGCTGATGAAATTAGAGACTCATTAAAAGAACAAGGCATTATTTTAGAAGATACTTCACAAGGAACACGATGGAAGAGAGAGTAG
- a CDS encoding class I SAM-dependent methyltransferase — protein sequence MSSHYFDKSPDKESEERIIKSYLRRKNMTFKSDHSVFSKREVDFGSKTLLEAFEWPDAQGDILDIGCGYGPIGITLAKETERTVWLADVNERAVSLSKKNAAYYGLQNIKIVESDLFSGIQARDFAAIVTNPPIRAGKKVIHSLFEQAHAHLQKGGEFWVVIQKKQGAPSAKEKLGSHFEKIETVKKNKGYHIFCAKKS from the coding sequence ATGAGCAGTCATTATTTTGATAAATCTCCTGATAAAGAAAGTGAAGAGAGGATAATAAAGAGTTACCTTCGTAGAAAAAACATGACGTTCAAGAGTGATCATTCCGTTTTTTCAAAAAGAGAAGTGGATTTTGGGAGCAAAACACTGTTAGAAGCTTTCGAGTGGCCTGATGCTCAAGGTGACATTTTAGATATCGGCTGCGGATATGGCCCGATTGGAATTACTCTTGCTAAAGAGACGGAACGAACAGTTTGGTTAGCAGATGTCAATGAAAGAGCTGTTTCGCTTTCGAAAAAAAATGCAGCCTATTATGGTCTTCAAAACATTAAAATAGTTGAAAGTGATCTGTTTTCTGGAATTCAGGCCCGAGATTTTGCCGCAATAGTAACAAATCCACCAATAAGAGCAGGGAAGAAAGTAATTCATTCCTTATTTGAGCAAGCTCATGCACATTTGCAAAAAGGCGGGGAGTTCTGGGTAGTGATTCAAAAAAAACAAGGGGCACCGTCGGCAAAAGAAAAATTAGGCTCTCATTTTGAAAAGATAGAAACTGTTAAAAAGAATAAAGGATATCATATTTTTTGTGCAAAGAAAAGTTGA
- the rplK gene encoding 50S ribosomal protein L11, translated as MAKKVEKVVKLQIPAGKANPAPPVGPALGQAGVNIMGFCKEFNARTSDQAGMIIPVEISVYEDRSFTFITKTPPAAVLLKKAAGVESGSGEPNRNKVATVKRDQVREIAETKMPDLNAADVDAAMRMVEGTARSMGITVED; from the coding sequence GTGGCTAAAAAAGTCGAGAAAGTAGTAAAGCTTCAAATTCCTGCCGGCAAAGCTAATCCGGCTCCGCCAGTTGGCCCTGCATTAGGTCAAGCAGGTGTTAATATTATGGGATTTTGTAAAGAATTTAACGCTCGTACTTCAGATCAAGCAGGTATGATCATTCCTGTTGAGATTTCAGTATATGAAGACCGTTCGTTTACTTTTATTACAAAAACACCACCTGCAGCTGTACTTCTTAAGAAGGCAGCAGGCGTGGAGAGCGGTTCTGGAGAACCAAACCGCAATAAAGTAGCTACGGTAAAGCGTGATCAAGTACGTGAGATCGCTGAAACGAAAATGCCAGATCTTAATGCGGCTGATGTAGATGCAGCGATGCGTATGGTAGAAGGTACAGCACGTAGTATGGGAATTACAGTAGAGGACTAA
- the rlmB gene encoding 23S rRNA (guanosine(2251)-2'-O)-methyltransferase RlmB, translating to MKEEWISGKNPVLEAIRSERSINKVWIAEGAGKGQMKQIYQTAKENNIIVQQAPRKKLDELSGTSRHQGVVASVAAYRYAELEDILEKAADLQEDPFCILLDEIADPHNLGSILRTADAAGAHGVIIPKRRSVGLTQSVAKSSTGAIEHVPVARVTNMSRTMDELKKRGLWLAGTDASGKEDFREWNADMPLGLVIGSEGKGMSRLVKEKCDFLLKIPMKGHVTSLNASVAASLLMYEVYRKRQPIGRK from the coding sequence ATGAAAGAAGAGTGGATTTCTGGAAAAAATCCAGTACTAGAAGCAATACGTTCTGAACGATCGATCAATAAAGTTTGGATAGCAGAAGGTGCTGGAAAAGGGCAAATGAAACAAATTTACCAGACTGCTAAAGAAAATAATATCATTGTTCAGCAAGCCCCTAGAAAGAAGTTAGATGAGCTTTCTGGTACTTCTCGCCACCAAGGTGTTGTTGCTTCAGTGGCAGCATATCGTTATGCAGAACTAGAAGATATACTTGAAAAAGCAGCCGATTTGCAAGAAGATCCTTTCTGTATTTTATTAGATGAAATAGCTGATCCTCATAACCTTGGCTCCATTTTAAGAACAGCAGATGCTGCAGGAGCTCATGGAGTCATCATTCCTAAAAGAAGATCTGTGGGCTTAACTCAGTCTGTTGCTAAATCTTCTACAGGCGCTATAGAACATGTACCTGTCGCTAGAGTTACCAACATGTCTCGGACAATGGATGAGTTAAAAAAACGAGGATTGTGGCTTGCGGGTACTGATGCTTCGGGAAAAGAAGATTTCAGAGAATGGAATGCTGATATGCCGCTTGGGCTAGTTATTGGGAGTGAGGGCAAAGGGATGAGCCGTTTAGTAAAAGAAAAGTGTGATTTCTTATTAAAAATCCCGATGAAAGGACATGTTACATCCTTGAATGCCTCTGTAGCTGCCAGTCTCCTAATGTATGAGGTATACAGGAAACGTCAGCCGATAGGAAGAAAATAA